The region AGTATGCGCGTCATttgggtgaaaaaaaacacacttgaaCATTGACTGAGTATACGCTGTTCCCAGCATGCCGTTCAGCGGTGTAACATTTAATAGGGGTCCCCTCTCAATGACACTTCACAGCGTGTACATAACACACTACTAATAAATATGTCCCGTAGATATCAAGAGCTTACACTCGACACTGCACTTCTTTGGGTACTCAGAAATACAGAAGAAGAAGTCGATCGGATGAATGTCTGAAGAGAAAATCAaaggacagacatacagacatgcatacagacagatagacagacagatagatagtaagacatacagacagagatacatacaaacacacagacagacagacagacagagactcctTTAATTTTAGTTCAACGGAAGATTCATTTTTCtcaagttcagattttagagcACTTGCTTTGTATGTATCTGGTACATAAGGGTGCTACTTCAAAATTCACTTTATTCTTCAATTTGTACTTCCttcaaaaggaaaataaaaaatgtgtaccAAATAAAACATGGAGCTATTAGTCATAGCTCAAGTATGATTCTATTATTCCGGTTTGGACAAGATGAGGCCAATGGACCATTAGGAAAAGGCCCGGCAGCAGGTTTCCTCCTGCGTTCTGCCTTCACATCCATTTTCATACGCAACCTCCACTCTGGACTAACAAGCTGAAGGTTCTGCTGATAGCGCGTTCTCCTACAGCTATCTGTTGTCATGCCAAGGCATACACTCACgtacaaaaacatacagacacgCACTTCCCCGCGTACACACACTCGTCCTCAAACGCAGGCAATCTCTCAACCGAGCCAAGCCACTTCCCACTTCTGAACGCCCACACTGTGCAAcatgaaataaacattaaataagaCGGTTCCTTCACTGTCATTGTTCTTTGAAAATGAATCGAAGCAACTGCAGGCCAATGTTAATGCTTTGTTTTAGCCAGCGGCAGGCACATGAAACGAGCTGCATGAGGCACTGAGCTGACAGTAGCCACTGGCACtgtaggaacacacacacacacacacacacacacacaaacgggcatgcatgcacacactgcCTACTGAGCAGACAACAGATGAAATTCTAGCTGAAGACAGCTTCCCTGCAGGAGTATTGGCTTTGGAGAATGGAAGCTGATTGCGTTTGCTCTGTCTCCTTTCCTTGTCATCGATTCAGGGATAAACATGTCTGAATGCGGCGCTTTATCAGCATTTACTGCTGATTACAGAAATTGCTCATTACAAGAGAATTACgctcccttttaaataaaagagCAATCAGCCCATTAGCATGGCCCCTCGCATGCTACCTAAGAATACACCAGCCCTCACTCTAAGGCCCTAGCGGATGTGAATCAACTCTGACTCATCCATAGTTGCCTCAGCCTGAGCACTCCGTAACACATCTAAAGGAATATTGATCGAGGCTTTGACAGACGGATTGAGCTTCACAGCACATAGCTAGACTGGCATGTTGGGGAGTAACACCGCTTCCCGCTGTTGGGGACATGACATCATCTTTGAAGACAAAAGCATCCGCTTTAAAGTGTGAAGCGGAAATATCTCTGCCCTGTGTGCTCAGTGAAAATGGTTCTGTGTGCAATATTTTGTTTGGCTCTAAATATAGCTACAGGTTTCCCTGCAGTGGGAGCTGTTTTTAAGAGAGAACAATAAGCTGGCAGAGTGCAAATGcaagaggaaggaagaagaatgcATCTTCATATATTCCATCTATTatacactctccctctctctctctgtgccatAGACAGCTACAGCACAACGACTCTGATCTTTTCTTTCCTGGCTCCGGCCGCACTCGTTCATTATGTATGCCTCTCTGCTTGAACATGATTAATATTTCCCATAGAATGAGTTTGGCATCAAAGACCCCTCAAAGCTCCTAACAAACACACCCATgtgatgtcacacacacacacacacacatctacaatGTACAAGCACCTACATTGTATGTTTAAGGGACACAAGTGCTGCTCCGTTGGCACACACTTAACGCCGTCCTCGGTGAGCTGACAGTGGGATGTTAAGCATCGAGCGATAATGTAAAAAGACACCCGATTGTGTAAGACTCAGCAGAGATTAACCTGACGACTGTCAGCTCCAGCACAAGATCTGGGTGTGAAAGAGAGTGAGTGTATAAATAAATCTGATGTCTGAGGGGCTAATCtgatgtgtgcatgcatgcatgtgtgtgtgtgtgtgtgtgatacatactgtatgggTGGATAATAGCGTAACATAATCTAAAAGTGAGAGTGGTGTAATCCTGTTGCAACTTATGCTACAGGATAAAttcagaaatatataaaataaacaacaaatccCGAGTTTATAAGCCGTGGGTGGATTGCACACCGAGGTATAAAATATACTGGGAAGCGAGAGAGAATGAGACGGGAGATGGGAGGGATAGCGGTGCACGATGCTGTAGCTATTCCCAAACTCCTTAGCCTTCACACAGACAAATAGAAACACaccaacatgcacacacacgcacacacacacctgccaaGCATGGATAAAGGAGGGATTAAAGTGTGTCAGGAAAAGGAAACCGGAGAGAGAAGCATGAATCATTGTTTCCCTGAGAGGACTGCGATCACCTATGGCTATAGACACAtagtttcacacaaacacacactcacaaaaacacacagaaaatggAGCTAATTGTTATCTTTTTGATGCACTATGATGCGGGTGAAGACCCACCAGTTTGCTCCAACCAAATTAAATCACTCACTACTCATGCTATGGTGTGTGAGTTTGTTGCATTTGTGCACACGCTACCAGCACATACAATGgtttagcttttttttccagctgaaaTCTTTGGCCTTTACGATTCTTCAGGTGGTTATTTTTTCAACGATAAGTGACTTTGTGTTGGTGACGTGTAATTTCAGCATCAGCAAATAAATGCCTTTGGAGCACTCCAGCTGAAGAGCAGATGCCATTAGATCAGATTGTCTTCTCAAACCAAGCTGTCATGAGTGACAAAGAAGGGCAGAACATGTCTTGACATTTCAGTGGCAACAGCATCATCGTCATTAAATCACTCATGGCACTCATCTCAACTGCGTCTGTAATCTGCTATTCACCAGTTGGGTTGTGTTTGCTCTCATGCTGTGTGCTGGAGAAAAGACGCTTTCTTCCGGGCTGAATGGAGTTAATTGGACATGAGCTCAGGAGGAGAACATCTGCAACATGCTGCTGACTGATGTGTGTGGTTTTGAAAGACAGCTGCCTGCTGAGAGAGCTTCCTAAAAACtaatctctcgctctctcttttcttctaccCTTTGCCCCTCAACATACTTGTTTCTGTCCCTCCTTCTATCATTCATTCCCTGCAGAGGCTGAAGGAACTCAAGCACAGGGAGTTTGCTCGCAACGTGGCCTCAAAATCATGGAAGGACCAGCGTAAACAGGAGAAGGCTCTCAGACGGCTGCACCAGCTAGCACAGCTGCAACAGGAAACCCAGCGGTGAGtgggaggagtgtgtgtttgtgtcggtgtgtgtgagtgtgagcgtAATGAGACCCGGGGCAGCAGGAGTCCAGAGGGGTTAGAGTACATCACATCCAGTCAACGTTTCTTACAGTTGATGGATGTATCCACAGATGTTAGAGCACCCAGTTGTCCCAGATAGGCCACAGGTGAAGTAAATATAATATGAAGACACATCCTTGCTGATGCTCTGAGAGCAGATGAtttgtaggaggaggaggaggaggaggaggaggaagaggagatatGAGTTTTAGAGAAGAATGAATagtagaaaaaaagttatttaaaaaaaaaaatgtaactaaaaTGAGTGAAAAGTTGGAGGATGAAAATTGCCTCAGGGTTTGCATACCTAAAGCAATCAAAACAAcggataaaaaaacaatacatcaCGTAATAATAATCATCTTGATTGCACCTATTCCCGGTgcaattaaatgtgttttcctaTAATCAGGCCATGATATGTGAACGGCATTACTATGACTAATAATATCAAgcctctgcttttttttctttgtttcaatcaactttttttttattgcattgtaCTCAGCAAACACTGTGAAATTTAACCCATCTTGTGCTTGCCACTCACCGGGCTGGTTGGGTTTAGCTGTGGAGCCTAATTATCCCTGATGAGGATCAGCAGTGTGAAGCCTATATCTACCTCTGGTTTCCAGTGTCCAGATGCTGACTCACTGTCTCATTGTGAGAGCTTCATTCTgttgtagaggtgtgtgtgtatggcagAAGTTACCACGTGAACCTATCTCCCTGATTTGCTCTTTGAGTTTAGCCTGTTAGAGTGGGATCGGTCTGCATGGCCTGGCTTCTTAGTTCTGACCTGGTGTTGCTGCCTGGGTCTTTTTCTTTAGACGACTTCACTCTGTTTCCCAGAGAGTTTATCCTCTCGTCAGCTGCTCGACAGTgctgttttagtttactatctGAGTCCACTAATCTAAATATCTTAGAGAGGGTACTGTAGggagtagggctgtcccgatTAAAGATTTTCTCTACACAATTATCGTGGCGAAAAGAGTTCACGAGAACGATATTGCAGTATCTAAAAtccatctttaactttgtttattgtgtattttgCCTTTTTTACAGCAAAAGAATTACattcaaaatacaagtgtagggaggtggagagagagtctgtaaccataccTGTATATACAATGATTTACACAATATacacacagcattcaaagttggccacacCTCCACAGCTCAACGAgccgagagcgagagagagagtagtgatggtcgagcgagctatagagtgactgaagagcgagagcggcgttagtgagaacaaagcagcagatcggagaaataaaatgttattttctgattgtttccctGCGGTTACATTCTAAAACACACCACTAACTCTGCACAACTCTGTGGGAAGGTAACGAGTTGCCGGATTTTTAATTAATGCAGGCTTCATTTttgctggctgtggctcagcgctgctcttgtcacagacacacactgatcatagctgcactcacagcacacagaggagcaggggggatcactggaacacatgcacataacacaacccgttctcatccgtGAAATACATATGCTTTGTTTATGGAGACTTCTGCGTCAGTATCAGaagccaaggggcgtgacaaagcggcgataTTTGACCATCTGAACAGGCTGCACACCCTGCACACTGGAGGTTATACCCTCACGTGGGGCCcaaaggctgtttgcagacgGCCAGAAGCGTCcagagtaaagcaaaataagaagaaaagagaaaatgcagGCTGAGGGCAGCAATATAGACTCATTTTTATTTCGGAGTTTCCCCTCTACCCTTCAATGGTTTGTGATTTTGTGGTTACCCTTCTGGGGAAAACTTTAAGATTCCCCTGGTCGGCAATTGTGTCCCACTCCCCGTTACCCTGACAATCCTAGTATGGAGCAGTGGGCAGTTATACAGCTCCCTTTCTGTGGTTCTTTGTTCCTTTTTCTCAATAACATTCACTAACATATCACTCattgtataaataataataatgtaaaaataaaataaaatattaagaaatataaaataaaaatcgatctatccatttatccatccatccattcatccatccatccatcctacTCAGGCATATTTTCACGATGGTCTTAGCTTTGCTTTTAAATTAATATACCAATTTTGaggtgaatttaatttaatttaaataagcCAAGCTTAAGTGAAGTCAAGTTTAATTCAACTAAAATCAAAAATATTTCTTTCACTCTCTGTTTCAGAGTTCCAGGAAGGACTTCTGGACTAAGAAGTGCAGTCAGGGCTGTGAGACAGCAGCAAGATAAAGACGTGGACCAAAGAGAGCGCAGCCCTGAGGACAAATCCGAACACTTCAGCCACACCCAGACACCCCCTCCTACGCAACCCAGGACAGCACGTCTCAGCCAGCAGCCAGAAGATCCATGCCAATCTCCCTCCCAGATACCGCCGGCCACTGCTCTAGCAGAGTCCCCACTAACTCCACATCAGGCATCCGATACAGAGCCTCCTGCAGTGTACCCCCAGTCTTGTCTGGGCTTGTGTCCCCAGCTGCCTCTCCCTGGGCGGGGGAGAGTGGGAGGCAGGCTTGGGGTGTCCTTCTGCTTCTCACGCAGGGGGCCCAGGCTGGAGCCTTCCGCCTCCgtcttctcagacctggaggaggaggagagagagaagagggaacAAATGAGGGAGAGGATAAAGGGGATGATGGAAGATATTGACAGGAGAATTggggcagcagaggaggagaaacacagcGAGAGTGAAAAGCAAGAGTCCAGATTTGACAGTGTTAGACTAAACGACACGGAGTCAGCCCCCAGAGAGGCtgtcagagaagaagaggagattgAAAAAAGAGACGCATTGAAAGCACACTCTACTATTTCCACAGCGGCACCTGATAATCAGAGCCATGATTCACTATTCTTGCCATCACAGACCCAGGTGGCCCTATGGGGCACAGCGCTAGCAGGGGCACACATGgacactgaacacacagacagcgAGACGGAGAGAAAGCAAGAAACAGAGgtagggagtgtgtgtgtgctagggAAAGACGGCTCTACCCGTCTGAGGTGGCCTGTCAATTTGCTCATGCTCACCAAGTCTCAACCGCACATCTCCTACAGCTGCAACCCGCTCCGCTTGATCCCACAACAACCAGAACAACTCACAGAGGATCTGCAGGAAATACAACAGAATCAGTTGTGTGCTCTCTCAGATGAATCAGATCCACGTGTGCCAGCTATTCTTACACCTCCCTGTTTACAAAGACAGACAAGACAAGAGCTGAAAGCACACAGGCAGGCAAAAGCCGAGGATAATTTCAAGGCAGAGCAACATATCGATGCGGAGACAGAAGCACACCTGTTCCTGAAGAACGAAAACCTTTCATCGTCAGAAACAAgaccagagagaggaagatgcaCGCTAAGTATGGAGAACTGTGCGAGGACAGCCTCCCATCCATTTGACCCTGCTCATAGTGACAGCTCTGACACAAACTCCCAGAATCCTCTGGGAGGCAGATTAGGGGGTGCGAGAGGGATCAGGGAGAGCGCAGTCATAGCCCTGAGCTGTAAATTAGAGTCTGTCACCCAGCCTGGCACACAGAGGATGTGCATCAGCCCGTCCAGGTGCGAGTGTGGGAGTGAGACAATGTGCGAGTGTGCCAGCGCTCCGCAGCCGTACGTGGGCGTCTCAGAAGTGCCACGCAAAAAGAGGAAAGCcagcacaaagaaacacaaggtgggaaagaggaagaggggcGAGAAGGAGAAAGCTTCAAATAAGCGCCAATCAGCAAGGTGCAAAGTGAGGAGTGTTGTCTCTACAGTCTCCACTGGCAGAGAGAGGAGTGGGGAAGCTGGAACGAGCTGGGGGAAGAAAAGGAGGCAAAGGCAGACGGGGGAgacgacgaggaggaggagggtgcagAGAGCAGGGAGCAGCTGTCTCCTGGGGAGATGTGAGGCTGAGCCAGTATCTGTCTCtgtcaggaggaggaggcctcACAGGAGCCACAGCGCTGAATCCCAGTCCCAGCCAGACAGAGAGCAGGCAGAGCACTGCAGTGCCTACTCCCAGCTCGCCAGACACACGGCAGACAGGCACAACGAGGGGGAGGGAACGCGAGACGGAGATGCGGCGACTTTTCCCTGGCGGTCTCACTTCTCCTTACACTCCTTCTCACCAGGATGTAACTCAAAGCTGTTTTGGGAAAGGGGTCACCATAGCAACCCCAGGAGTTTCATTGACTGCTGTTACCCTGACAACAGCTGTGGTTGCAGCTCGGCGAGAAAGAGAAAACTCCTCCACAGGGACAGGAAATTCATTCATAGTAAGAGGAAGAGTTCGAGGCACCGTGAAGTctgggaggagacagagaggggaaggaGAACGGGTTGCAGAGACAGGGGCCCGATTTCAGATACTGAACCGTGGGAGTGGATGAGGGGAGGCTGTCCTGGAGGCAGTGAGGAGGGCAGGTCAAGGAGTGGCTGGAGATCGAgaaacagagcagcagagtgggaCCGGGTGGCGAGGTTTAGCCCCAGTCCTGGCAGCTGGGGCAGGAGACGCAGACGTCTCAGCACAGAAGATGTCGACTGGGACAGGTGTAGCGTGGACAGATGGACGTGGGGCAGCAGTGACAGCTGGGAAGACCGGGGGACACACAGATCCACGTCGGGCTCCAGGACAGGGGCAGACAGCAGAGACAGCCCGGGCTGTGTGTGGAAATGTGCGGGCACCAGACGCTCAAGCTCGAGACACTTCTCCAGTCCCGAGTGGTGGACAAGTAGGCAGACATTCAGCCCCCAGAGTGTGATCAACACACGGGCCAGCAGATGCCACAGCCCGCGCTCCTGCAGCCcctgcagcagcaccagcatGTCCGAGCTGAGCTGGGAGTGGAGCAGGAGCAGCACCTGCTCAGGAGTCACGGTGGACGGGTTGGCAGTTAGCTCAACCAGGACGTCCTCAGGAGCTCCAGGACTCTCATCTGAGGCCCCTCAGGAGGTGAAGAAGCAGAGTAGCCCCGCGTCTAGTTCATCCCCCCTTACCACTTGCTCCTCCTCGCCTCAAAGATCCTCTTTTGCTCCCACAGTCCCAGGCCTCAACACACACCATTGTGACGCAAGCCCTTCTCAACTTAAGGAGCCAAATTTGCAGTCTGACCTTGGCCATGGACCCTCTGCCCTTGTCAACACAAGCAGGTCAGGCGCAACTCTTCCCGGACTATCCCCCAGTAAGCCACAGAAACCAGCCAGGATGTTGCTTCTCCCTCTCATAGGGAAACTACCTGCAATCCAGAGAGAGGCTAGGAGGAAAAAAGGGCTGCTGGAGAAGAGtcaggagaaggagggagaggaggaagaggaggctagAGGAATGGATCCTGGAGCGCTCGTGAACAGTCAGAAATGTCCCCTGGACACGGTTGAGTCAAACCCCAGCAGTTTGCCAAATCTCTGTCCGTCACAGATTAGGACTGATGACAAGCAGACAGGTGGAGAAACGGCTCCGCCAATCAGCTTTACCGCTGAGGAGATGGACAAATATCGCCTCCTGCAAGAGCAGGCGAGAGAGCACATGCAGAAAGTCCTGGAACAGACGCAAGAGAGCGCAGACATCCACAGAAAgacaaactacacacacacggCACAGACAGAGAGCTGTGGGACTTCAGAGGAACAGTACACAGTTGCACCCATGCACAACTCTTTGCGGCCTCAAACCCAGTCACTTCACACAGACACGATGCAAACACAAGCACAGCACACCCTCCAGGTCAGTCTCCCACTTCCACATGTGACCCCACAGGAGAACTTTACCCATCAACCCATGGCTCTGAGAGTTCCCAACCTCCCCCATCTCTCCAGCCTCCATCATATCATTTTACAACACGCAGCCCTCTCTGTGCcgccctcctcttcatcctcttccacctcatccacctccccttccatCCACCCACACCCATCTCAGCTCGCTCACCCCCTGCCCCctctccacccctccctccatcaccaCCTTCACCTCTCTCCCTTCTCCATATCCTCCCTGTTTCCCTCCATCCTGCTGTCCCATCACCccatccctctcctccaccaGTCCCCCGCTTTTCACGCGACCCCGCTCGCTCCGCTCTCCCAAGTAGCACTGCAACCCTTGAACGCACAGTCTTTCATGGACAGAGCGTGGCCGGTGAGGTTTCAACAGAAGGCGTTGTGATTTTCAAAGTGCGGCTGCCATGTTTATTAATCTTCCTTGGCAACATAAACTAgtgagagaaacagagggaaTTTTTGGTTGGGACAAAAGCCTGCTTTTTGAAATGTGGATGTGTCACTGCTTTTACCAGAATCAACTCCAACTCGTATTCGCATATgccctcacaaacacacacattcacacacacacactcacacacaaacagcccaACTATTGACtgttttcaaatgaaaatgtgtttctccATCTAGCCTCTGCTGTGTTGCAGCAGACATTGAGAAAACAGACTTTGAtcctttgctttttttccatcATTCCTGGAATAAAAGGGAAAGGTGCACCTGCTATTCAAAGACAAGCTGGGCTTgtgtcatcctctctctttccttctgaACCACAGACAGACCAGCTGCCTTTTGAAGTATCCTTCATGCCAGGGACGGAGGGACaagaaagagtgataatactcTCCCCTTATCTCCATTTCATACAGGTTATCCGAGTTAGAGTGTGACTTTCAACAAACATAAATAACGTTCCTGGGGCATAGCGCTAGGGTATTGTAACCTTGTtgtatactgtatttgtgtgtgtgtataaggtAAAGGTAATTTtggactgacacacacacatacacagtaggAAGGACAACAACTAATTTCCATATCTGACACATGTAAAGACCTGTTTTGTCTCTATAGTGTAAATATCCTGACAGTGAGTAATAACATTAGAATCATgggaaacaataaaacaaaaggtGGATTTAACCTTGAACACTGGTACGATGCTTATTTCACACTCAATGGCTTCAGCGATACAGACACTTCAACAGCTTGTCACgctcagatcttttttttcttccacacagcatttaaaagaaacagTTGTTGAGACAGCAATGAATGAATCGGATGTGTTACATTAAAACTTGAGTGAGAATAAACGGGCATTAATGCTTTTTCTTATTCTGTCTGATTCATGTCGATCTCATGTTGCAACATGTTCTACTTAAATAATTGATAGTCCTACTGTGTGGTTTACCACATCTCACTGTGAGGCCCAGAATTCCTCAGACTCCTTTAAGAGATCGCAGACCAGTCGCTGCAAACCTTTCTTGCTCGTGACCCCTTAACTTGAAGCAATGTCTACTTGTGACCCCATGTCACATGTCTATGAACCGTGAGCATGTCAGTTGCAAAGAGATTTTCCCAATGTAGTAAGTTTCAGGTGTCGCAGGTGGTAAAACTATACcgtatttcacaaaaaaaaagcaaagattggagaaaattaaacaaaaacaaaaaaccgaAAACATCATTTTGTGTAACATCATTTAGATTGTCTTATTTCCTACACTGGTAATCATCTCGCAAGGTTGGAAACCACTATCCTACAGTGTCTGAAGAAAACATAAAGATGACATTTAATAAGTTTGTCCAACAAGTGTAGcaattaataaaaaagtatgcaaattaaagctagggttggtaatgttgagcaACTAGCAAGAGGatgctagattttaaaaatgatccaaatgAAAAACAGAGTCCAGTGCTGCCAACTTTTTTCCAATTaactagcagcactagctccactAGCTcgttttcctttttctgtcagagcatttgatttattgatcgcggttgggatgtaatgagaccgtagctttaatgtttaaacttTCTTTATTCACCATTTCTAAAATAAAGAAGGATcaatctgaaaatgtttttattgtgtcaGTCACAGACTTGGATACTGCCCTTTAAAAAGtaccacattttgttttaatagtgtgctattagtcatttttattgCCAAACAGATAAATCATTTTGTAGAAGAAGAAGCACATTTCTTTGACCACATTTCACGTCCAGCTTGACCTTTGGATCACTGCTCTGGGGATGCCCGGAGCCCAAAGCCAAGAAATATCCACTCAGCTTCAAAACTCTTATTCTGCACCAGACAGTTGAACTTggatatttaataaaaaaatggaagagGTTCCTTACTGCATGTCTTGCCAAAGGTTATGGTGGTTAGTAACTGTTGCTATGCATCCATGCCTGGTGATTGGTGAAGGCGCGGATGTATTAAAGCTGCTTGCCAAACAGTTGATCACTGCAGCGGCCGGCACTCGGGGAACAGaacacagaagagaacagaGCGGCATCCAGATGGTGTATGGACTTGGACTACCCAGAGTGCTTTGAGAGATTGGATTGATTTGCCCTCCGTGATATCAGTGAACACAGCCCAGCACAAgggggggtgggtgggtggagagGTACAGCAAGCGTTGACATAAATACAAGcacaaaaacaagacacaaaatgTACACTCCCAGTCTTGAGGTGTTGGCTAGAAATATAAGTCAACCCCATGCAGAGATTCGGTAATTAGAGCACaattcctctttctcctccttgtgACCCCTGAGCTTGCTCCGTGGTTCTGTGTGTGTACAAATGTGTGAGTTTGTGAGAAACGGAGACAGAGAATCCCTATCTCTCTCCACAGGACAGGAGATCAAACAGACTGTGTGAAATATAGAGCAGCAATAATTAGCAGCTGTTACAGCATCAAACCTCTCTATCTctacctctctccctctctctgacacgcacacacactatacTGCTCGGTTCTTATCCCGGACTTTAATTTAGAGATATGCTCAAATGGGCTGCAACTTCTCAATCCTCCAATACTGATAATCCTGGAGATGATACAAAATCAACCCACTCCATGCTCCATTTTCTCAACTTTTCATGAGCATTATAATCACTCACTAGTGAGTCTAAAGGGGGACATACACGAGAAGAGTCACAAGCTTAAAAGCAATTATAGAACAACAAAGAATGTTATTTTAAAAGCAAATTCATCCTTGAATACTTGAATAGGGAGTGTTTGGGACCTTCACTATTATAATGCACAAAATTGTAAGTCACACATACGCACAGGACTT is a window of Sebastes umbrosus isolate fSebUmb1 chromosome 11, fSebUmb1.pri, whole genome shotgun sequence DNA encoding:
- the LOC119497649 gene encoding G patch domain-containing protein 8-like; amino-acid sequence: MGPKPREAPGMACSACYYLVISSTHLSNGHFRRVKGVFRGPLCPTATSDSPERAERALGCSVEDLKALFYCELCHKQYLRHQEFDNHINSYDHAHKQRLKELKHREFARNVASKSWKDQRKQEKALRRLHQLAQLQQETQRVPGRTSGLRSAVRAVRQQQDKDVDQRERSPEDKSEHFSHTQTPPPTQPRTARLSQQPEDPCQSPSQIPPATALAESPLTPHQASDTEPPAVYPQSCLGLCPQLPLPGRGRVGGRLGVSFCFSRRGPRLEPSASVFSDLEEEEREKREQMRERIKGMMEDIDRRIGAAEEEKHSESEKQESRFDSVRLNDTESAPREAVREEEEIEKRDALKAHSTISTAAPDNQSHDSLFLPSQTQVALWGTALAGAHMDTEHTDSETERKQETEVGSVCVLGKDGSTRLRWPVNLLMLTKSQPHISYSCNPLRLIPQQPEQLTEDLQEIQQNQLCALSDESDPRVPAILTPPCLQRQTRQELKAHRQAKAEDNFKAEQHIDAETEAHLFLKNENLSSSETRPERGRCTLSMENCARTASHPFDPAHSDSSDTNSQNPLGGRLGGARGIRESAVIALSCKLESVTQPGTQRMCISPSRCECGSETMCECASAPQPYVGVSEVPRKKRKASTKKHKVGKRKRGEKEKASNKRQSARCKVRSVVSTVSTGRERSGEAGTSWGKKRRQRQTGETTRRRRVQRAGSSCLLGRCEAEPVSVSVRRRRPHRSHSAESQSQPDREQAEHCSAYSQLARHTADRHNEGEGTRDGDAATFPWRSHFSLHSFSPGCNSKLFWERGHHSNPRSFIDCCYPDNSCGCSSARKRKLLHRDRKFIHSKRKSSRHREVWEETERGRRTGCRDRGPISDTEPWEWMRGGCPGGSEEGRSRSGWRSRNRAAEWDRVARFSPSPGSWGRRRRRLSTEDVDWDRCSVDRWTWGSSDSWEDRGTHRSTSGSRTGADSRDSPGCVWKCAGTRRSSSRHFSSPEWWTSRQTFSPQSVINTRASRCHSPRSCSPCSSTSMSELSWEWSRSSTCSGVTVDGLAVSSTRTSSGAPGLSSEAPQEVKKQSSPASSSSPLTTCSSSPQRSSFAPTVPGLNTHHCDASPSQLKEPNLQSDLGHGPSALVNTSRSGATLPGLSPSKPQKPARMLLLPLIGKLPAIQREARRKKGLLEKSQEKEGEEEEEARGMDPGALVNSQKCPLDTVESNPSSLPNLCPSQIRTDDKQTGGETAPPISFTAEEMDKYRLLQEQAREHMQKVLEQTQESADIHRKTNYTHTAQTESCGTSEEQYTVAPMHNSLRPQTQSLHTDTMQTQAQHTLQVSLPLPHVTPQENFTHQPMALRVPNLPHLSSLHHIILQHAALSVPPSSSSSSTSSTSPSIHPHPSQLAHPLPPLHPSLHHHLHLSPFSISSLFPSILLSHHPIPLLHQSPAFHATPLAPLSQVALQPLNAQSFMDRAWPVRFQQKAL